The Eulemur rufifrons isolate Redbay chromosome 29, OSU_ERuf_1, whole genome shotgun sequence DNA window GACAATTGATTTTGACTTTCTGCATTTTAGtgtctttatttgtaataacttaTGAATACATGTTCTACCATAAAAATGCATGATCAAATTTGTATAGTAGTCAAATCTTACAACAAAATTTATATGAGCTATTAATATAGTgcataataattattttgtttataaaaaatgtGGTGGTAACAGCCACCTCTAACCTTGTTCCCTTTTATATCCTCAATATCTCACACAGAGTTTGGAATGTAGTAGGTGATTAGTATATTTATATTGATTagattgaatgaatgactaagTAACCTTTCAAATTTTCTCAATATAATAGTACAACTCTATGTCCACCTTCTTATTTAGCAGCTATTTTCTAGAGAAAGTTCTCCAATAGGAAGCAAGGACCATTCTTGGACAGATGTAGCGCAGGACGAATGTTTTTATTAGGTACTGTTTTCAGGCATAGAAGGAAGGCGAAGCTGTATAACAGGAGATGAGACATGAAGAGATAAGATGTCTAGTTGGCAGCGATGGTCTGCTGAATCCAACTCACGTAGTTGCAGACCTTGGTGTAGACCCCAGGTTTGCCTTTCAGAGCACAGCCATCGCCCCAGGAAACGACGCCCTGGAGTTGTCCATTGCAGACCACAGGGCCACCAGAGTCACCCTGAGCAAAGGAGAAGAGACCGTCAGAGCTCTTATTTATGCCCCAATGGGAGAATGGGGTACAAGATGCTCCTCCACTGTGCTGGGGCCATTTTCCTAGGCTGATTATCTTCTATGAAgcactttctcttcctctggaaATTAAGCTCTCAATTTATTTACACTATCCCcaatctttctcctctcttcttccagCCTCTTCTTTTTCCTACTAGGCGAATTGGGCCAAGGAGAGGTGAGGACTGGAGAGTTTTAATGCTGCCCAGCTAGCTCTGTTCCTTTGTCTAAGGTTTCCTGCCACAATTTGCCTCCATAGAGGGTACCTGGATGTCCTGTTTGCACACCATCTTCAGAGTATCTTTTTACTCTTAACACTGGGCAtgaatatcacaaaaataaaatttataatttgtccCAAAGCTACCCCTCACCCTTCACAATCAATCCCAGGGACAGTTTTACATCCTCTGTGTGTCTGGAAAGAGGAACTATGgcagaaaagaatgaaactgagCTGGATGGAGGGGGAGGAGCACAAAGACACTAACCTGGCAAGAGTCCTTTCCACCCTCCGTGAAGCCCACGCAGACCATATTGCTAGTAATCTGGCCTGGGTAGGAGTTGCGGCAGGTGCTGTCAGAGAGGATCGGAGCCTTCAGACACTGCAGGAGATCAGGGTAGTTGACTGTTGAGTGCAAGAATGCAAATGGAAGATTACCAACAGGGTTCCTGGAAATTCATTCTTGacatctctttcttctttcccaatgCTCGCACTCTTTCTCTCAATTTGCCAGTGATTTCTGGTTTTAGAGGACAACTTTTTTCTATAAGGTTTTCCAAATAGTTCTAGTCAATGAGTTGTTCTTTCTCTGACACTAGCACCATGACCACAAATCTTACACCTAGAGACTATTTGTCAAGTGGCTATATGCTTCCGGCAGTACCAAATTTCTTAGCCTCTGTTCTGTTTACTCCTTAGTTTCTAGTTCTCTGCACATCACTAATCACACTTTAATTAAATACTCTGACATCTTTATAACAGTTCATTTTCCTTGTGTCCTATGCATGGTCCCAGCAAGGGAATCTTCCTCTTTTCAATTTGTATATTCTGAGACTCCATACATCCAAAAACTATCCTCTGGGAACCATACCTTGAGTGAGAATTTGGATCAACTGACCCTCAACATGCCTTTCACCTCTAATATCCTCAGACTTGGTACTTCAGTTCCAGGTGACACTTACCGCCACTGCTCAGGGTGTTGCCCCAGCCAGAGATGAGACACTGAGTACCAACAGATGCACAAGATTTTGGCAGAGAGACCGTGGACACTCGAGAGTTGATCTTGGCTTTTGAGCTCAGCTTAATTAGCATAATGTCATTATCCATGGTGGATTTATTGTATTTGGGGTGAGTGATGATCTTGGCAGCATTAATGAATTGCTCATTGCCCTCAGTGACTTCAATGTTGTGTTCTCCCAGACGCACCTGGATTCGGCTGGGTTAAAGGATAAAAGTTCTCTAAGTATCCAACTTGagcttcttccctttctcctgacCTCCTCATTCACGAGCATAAACACAGACACCATCCTCTTCAAGCATTCACTCTCACAGGTAATTGAGCACGTAAGATAGCATTGTGCACTGTCACAGGTGGCACAGGTTAGAGTATTCCTTAGTTAAGTGTTCCTGCAAGTACAGACCCAGCCTGCCATCTTGTTAGAATAGTAAGGAATAGGAATGGGAACTCAATGACCCCAATGAAACAGCTCCAGATAAAAAGGGAATTGGTGGAGATTGAGCAGCACCTGTCATTTTCTACTGGTTGTGATAAAAATTTCTCAtagggaggtgaggcaggactCAGAGATTTGGCAGAATATTAAGAGAGTAGAATGAATCATGCTTAGTTTTTATGCTGCATAGGACATTTTACGTAATTTATTACCTCTATATGCCATTTTTCTGGTTGAGATATAATGATTAGAACTGTGTTCTAATTCATGTCTTAAGCTATCCTCCAGATACTTCATCCATCACTCACTATTTCCCTTCGATGCCTTTAGTGCCACCATTTGGGAAGACATCGGGGAACTCTAAAGGGTACCTCTCCATGCAAAAGTCCCTTGGTACATCATACAATGCTTGAGAGAATAAAGTGTCTCTTAATATCTGAATGCCCCACCCCACAAGCATAACTCCATACATTACCCTGATTGTGCTTTGGCGGGGCTAGAGGATAAGTAGGTCTTAGAGTATATGAAGGTGAGTACTGGTCACTTACGACTTGTAGCAGTGAGCCGCAGACACCACCCACTGGTCGCTGATGAGGGAGCCCCCGCAGAAGTGGTAGCCTGAGTTCAGGGATGCCTGGTAGGGGACTGAATTCGCCTGACAGGTGTACCCCCCGACGATTttgtcgtcatcatcatcatcagtggTGGAAGCGACTGATAGGAATAAGTTGGAAACTGTCTGTTAATCAGATCCATCTTGGAGTTTCTACGCCACCATGAAATTTTTGCAGATTAACCAGAGAAAAGCAGATAATGTTCTTTTGTCTCACATAATTAGGAAATGGTGGTTTCAGATACTTTTCGGGAAAATTTATTATTCCATACTTTTAACATGTACTCCACATATGCCATTATCAGCATGTAATTTTTAACTTATGCTTTAAATTTgacaaatacattcttttttaatgtaccattcaggcacacacacacacacacacacacacacactcacaaggATCAGAGGCTCTTTACACAATAAATGCCATTACTTGAGGATATAAAGAACACTGAAGACCATATATAAAGGATATAAAGAATAATTGTTACACAGAACCCTGCTCAGCAGTCATGCAATTAGGTGTGAAGGTTTGCAGAAATCATGCTGATGTTTGGTTGGTGGTTGGTGGTTGGTGGGACATTGGTATGGGATAGATCCCCAGGAGGTGACAGAAAGGAAGCTTTTAGAAGCCACCTGAGAATGTTCTGGCCTGCAAGGAAATGGATAGTATTGTCCTTTTGCACTCCCAATTTCTCTCCTTGGttctagtttaaaatatttgtaaacatttagaACATAAGATTTACCTCTCTAATGTTTCCTTTTATCCCAATTATCTTTCctacatttatcaatttattcaGCATTGTGAAGTCTGTCCCACTGATGTATTAAGATTTCTTGAAGCTCCAAAATTTTGTTACAGGAGCCCTAttgttcaaaaattttaaaataatttcaggaaaCAATTTTCCAGGTGTGTAGACAGTTGTATTGAATTTATAACTGCCCAATTTGGGAAAATTTAGTATTAAGTTTTAGTAGTATAAAATTTAATAGTGTAAAAGTAGAAATAGTCACttctctatttaatatttttcatgattGAATGATATGTTATTGTACTTTACAGCATAGAGATTTCATTGGCAAAGATGTCATTAAAAAAACCACTCCCCATAGCTTTTATCCATGAgaaatgaaatatcttttctGTTAAGATTCCTTGGCTTTAAATCACTCACCCTTTAGTACAGAAGAGACTCAGGCTCTGGCACCAACAGCCTCTTCAGCGAGCACAAGATTAATTCCAGTCATTAACTCCAAATTCTTAGAAAGTTTGAGATAAACTATTCTATAATGTGCACtgccctttccttttctctcctttttcttaaattctacCTGGAAGTTGAGAGCAAGTTCTGCTTCTTTATGTCTTCTACCCTGATCATTCCTGCTCATTGTGATTTGCCTCCAAGAAGAGATATTCAATTATTAACAAACATAAGTGCTATACACTATTGCTTCAACATTTTAAGCTTCTCCAGTACAGAGACCAGATTTGACATTCATTGTTGTCTTCCAGAGTACAAAGTGAAAACTTAAATAGATAATAGATGGCTAATGATTCACTTATTCAAAGACTCACCAGCAACTCCCAGGAAAGCGAGGAAGATGAAGGTCTTCATGGTTGCTCACTGGGGAACGGGATGAAAGTTTTTCATCCACAGCTATTTATACCTCCGGATTTGTCATTAACACTCATGGCCACCAGTGCCAGAGAAGTGATTTCACTGGATACTCACAAATCTAAATTTAGAATTCAATTCTGTGACAGATAGAAGATAGCTCAGTATTAAACGGCAACATTTGTTCACTTTTCCAGAAGGTTATGGGAATGGAAGTAACAAACACACCTGGTGGGAACTGTTCTCCATAATAGGAAAGTAACGTAGAATAAAATCACAGGACAGAGCTACAGGTGTCCTGATTCCCAGACAAAAGTCTTAGGTACTTGGCTGCCTCCACTGTGAACTTTTATCCACAGGACTATCTTGGTCCCTACACGCTTATTGTTTAATGGACACAGGCTCTTTcacaattatatattaatacttagaatATCCCTGACATATAGTAAGctttaaataaatgtaacttaccattcttttactttcctctttctCATGGAAACAAGTTGTGCCTaggaataataaaaagttaatgtGGATATACAAGACCAGAGCTACCAAAAGATAAAGTATAATACTTTGCCCATATTAATCTagtaattctcataacaaccatACAAGACACCTATTATAATCCCCACATTACCTATAGGAAAATTAAGACACACAAAAGTATAGGGGAGTTGACCACAATCTCACAGCAAGTACATGGGTAGAATCAGGAGTCCAACCCAGGAAATCTGGTTTCAGAGTCAGAAGGGGCTTTGCTTCTAAGGCTATCTCCTTAACAAAGTGCCCTTCTGTTGCTATGCAACACTTCCCCCAGTCAGTTGACCACAATTTGGATACAAAGATAATACAGAATTCTTGGGCAATGATAACACAACTGAAATTTAtagagtgcttaccatgtgtcaggcaccagGAGGGGTTTATATGCATCAACACATTCAGTCCTCACAAACAGCACTGCAAGTGTTGTGCCACAATTTTCACCATTTTAGAGATGTGGAGGAGGAAGCTTAGAGAAGTCAAATGTTTTGGTCAAAGTTTTATTGCTATTAAATGGTCAATCCAGGGTTCAAACTCAAGCAGCCTCACTTTGAGGTCCATGGTCTATCTCAATTGTGATGCCATAAACATAATAAAGTAGAATAGTCTGAACTCCACCAAAGTAGGGCTAACGCCTCCAAGGATTATTGAGAATTCTGGAAAATCCAAAAAACGGGTTCCTGGAGCAGGACTTGTCAGAATTAATAGGGCAAGACAGAAGTAGCAAGAGTGAGTGAATCTCAGTGAACAGTAACCCCTGGCTAGCTAGAGCCAGAGTCTACACCCAAATAATATATCTGAAATAGCCTTCCAGGATATTTCTGCTTAAGCAAATTATTGCTCCTGAagtagtttctctttcttttacattGGAAATTTTGCTGCTCTCAAGATGACTTACTCAAAGgtagagtttctcaaccttggccctattgacattttgggccagataattctttgttgtggacaACTGTCCTGTGCTTTGTAGAATGCTTatcagcatctctggcctctacagCAAAATAGCAATACTTACTTCCCTGAGTCGggacaaacaaaaatatctccagacattgccacatgTCTCTAAAGGCAAACCCATGcccagttgagaaccacagcTCTATGGGGGAAAGAAGGGCAAAGGGGCCTTGCTTCTAAGGTTGTTGTCTTAAGAAAGTGCCTTGGGCTTTGGGACAATATAGGCACTCAGTGACTACTGGATGAATGGCACCTAAGGCAGGGAGCTGCCTTTAATGTATCCCTTAGAATTAGGAAACATTAAGGAGTAAGGAGGGGGGCAGTGCCCAGAATGGGGAAGGGGGAGTCTTTTCATCCTGTTCAATGTCTGCCATTGCTGATACCTCCACCTGAGAGATATTAGAAGTTGTGTGACTCTACATCACCCCTGGAGCTTTCCCAAAGCCTCATCGGAGACCTGGGCCTATATGAAGAATACAGTATCTTAGAGCAGAACTTTTCATAATACTTGACTCATGTAGTGCTATGCCCTGGAGAGCTGCCTCGGTGTGCTCAGGGCTTAATCAAGTGGATTCCTTCCGGGAGGGAAAGAGTCAGGGTTGATAGATAGGGGTCAGGGGATGGGAGTGGTCATGGAGGATCAATGGCAATTTTCCCCCTTAAAAGACCGAGACGAAGGTGGTCCTGTCTGGCTGGAGTGATAGTTCTCCAGTCACATAAAGCAGCAGTGGGCATGTGGGGGAAACTGCCAAGTGATGGTTTCCTGACTTCAGTTATTTCCATACCCCTCACACTTTTCTGCAAGTAAACCACTTACATTTCGATTTTTAATTAGACTTCTTTTTCTTAGTCTCTTCTTAAGCAATAGCATTGACATTTCATGTGTCGGTAGCGTGATACCTAGTGcatgttaaaatgaatgaatacatgcttttcaaataaaaatcatgatCTGAGTCCTATCTAAAATCATGTTGAAGACTACTATGATGCATATATTGCACTTTGGGAAACATGATGTCAAGCAGACGTCTGGAAAATGAGAGTGGGAAAAGCCAAGGCTCACTGATGCTGGTAGCTGTGGCGGTTGCCTGTGAGTGGAAGGGGGTTGGAGCAGAGCAGATTAGGATGTTAAGTGAACGTGAGTAGGAGATTGGTCCCTATGGAAGAGGCCAGGTGAATACACAATCAGTATGAGGTGTGTCTGTACATATCTACATATGTATGCCTGTACAGGGGGTgaacaaatctgaaaaaatattgttttattgtgTGGGAGTTTGGACCTATAATATATCCTGTACCTCTGAGATACTGTGAATCCTTCTGTGATGTTTGACACTGGAAAATTGGGTTGCAAGTTCCCAGACTCAATGAAGTATTCTTGTCTGCACTTTATGTGTGAGAAACTTCTGTTCTCAATGACATCTCACTTATAATCAACACTGAACATGCTACAGTGTGTGTAGTCTCCTTCCTGAGCCTCCTCTCACAGTAAGATCCCTGAGCTATGAGGAAAGCCCATATTCCTTTTGCCCTGCAGAGTTAGTTGGTACCTGTACTTCTTTTCCTAACTTCAAACACATGGTGGCCCAGGGACATGTGTCTATATTTAATTAGTCTGTTTTTCTCACCTCTCTTTCCCACACACATGGCTTAGCTGCCTTGGAAGAGTATTTAAACTTGTGCCTAAATGGCAGCTCACTGGGTTccagaaaatatattaacatttgtaTTGGCAGGAAGAAAAGGCACCAGCCCCTGAAGGCAATTTCATGGTCTTTTCCTGCATGTggactctatttttctttttccttagctTCTCCAGCCCCTTTCCTGGTTATCACATCACTAGTTACTGGGGCCATTCTGGCTTTTAACTGCTTCAATGTgtagggaaaattttaaataaaacttctttCCTTAGAAAAAATGTACTAAGGAATACTGAAAAAAATGACGTAAACAATGAGGGCAACAAAAGTACAAAAGGGAACACGAGGTAAAAAGTATGTGCTTGTGAAATAACCTTCTTGCTAAGCTGAGCATCTACACTAAGCTGAATTTCTAATCTTTGCAACCCATGGAAAATTAGTGTAGTGAATAGAATGTTCTTTCTTGGGAAAGTGAACCCTAGCACCAGGCATGGGTTTCCTGAGAACCCTGCCCAAGGGTGGAATGGGTCTGGAGGCATTTCTACTCTTGCTACAGGTGATTCTCTCCGTAAAACTGTTTGCAgcagtcagcaaactttttcaaTAAAGGGCCAGACAGCAAATGTTTTAGGCTATGTAGGCAACgtgtctctgtcacaactactctgCTGTCGTGCCGTGAAAGCGGTCATAAACAATATGAAAACCCACGAGTGTGGccgtgttccagtaaaactttatttactaaaatagGCTGCAGGCTAGATTTCCCCCCCAGGCAATAGTTGGCCAACCCTGCTCTGGAAGATAGGGAAGAAACCATTTAAATATCTGATATCTAGACTTAAAATTCAACGGTAGTTCAGTTTCAATGATCAAGGATGGcttgaaataaaattagtaatcTTAGAAGAAACATCTCATCATTTAATTCAAGTGCtttaaggagaaaggaagaagagggggaACAGGAATTTAGGTTGGGAGATTGGAGAGACACAGAATAATGCAGGAACAAAAGGAGAGCTTGGCAGAGATAGAAAATGTGCTGAAGTGCAGCggcacaatcgtagctcactgtaacctcaaactcctcggctcaaatgatccccctacctcagcctcctaaaatgctgggatcacaggtgtgaacTACTGTGCCTgcctagcattttttttttttgtctctagattttaatattctcaatataaaatgaaaatccaCAGAAAATAATGGGCAAATAGGACACATTAACACACTTTTTGATCCACATAATAGAGTTTTGTTAAGGTGTCAACCTAAATAATTTATGTCTCTGTCAGAATGCACTTCACTTTGCTCTACCTTCCTGTCTGTGGCCAAATCCTACCTCCGTCCTATAAGATTAGTAAAGCATacctaacaaaagaaaaattaagttttatcaTCGAACTAGACAGATGTGTGTACCTGAAACTCAGAGCTGTCAGAACAAGTGCAAATGCTACCGTGAAATAATTGCTAAGTTGTCACTTCTGAATGTGATGGGGTAGTGAGGCATTTATGGAGAGAAATCATCCTATTGGATTAGAAGGAAATGGGATTGGGAAGAGAAAGTgggatgaagatgaagatgaagttTAAAGTGAAAGTAAAGAAGAAACTAGAGCGTTATAAGtggaaaatgacagaaaacaggGAAAGAGTGTATGAAACTGCATGTCAGCTTGGCAAAAAAGAATGTACAATATAtaccttatataaaatttttgataaaGACAATTTCTGACCCATATATTTACATTCCCCAAACAATGTTGAATGTTGAGTACATAGTAGAAACTGATGAAAacttgttgtttttaaatttttttattaatacataatatttgtatacatttatgggatatatgtgatattttgttactaatatatgcatagaatgtgtaataatGAAGTCAGGGTATTTTGGGTActcatcaccttgagtatttatatttttatgcattgggaacatttcaagtctgCTCtcccagctattttgaaatatacagtacattGTGGTTGACTATAGTAACCCTACTCTGCTACTGAGCATTAGCTTCTATCTACCTGTATTTGGTGATTGTCTCTAAGGTCCACCATCCCACCCCCTTTATTATGCCCACCTTTATTTTATGGGATGCATTTCCTAAATCAAAATAAGATGAtatccaaagaaaaatattccttaGCTCAGAAATATGATTTAGTTGTAATTTTGAAAACTGCAGTTTGGAGAGTagaaaaaggaaacttaaaagcATCTTGAATTCCACTCTAGAAAGAATGGATAGATCCTGTGAGGTGAGCAAACTATTCAAATACAGTGACCCTTAGAGCCCCAGAGTCACTGTCAATCTCCCATGCCACTCCTTTTGAGTGAGAGTCATCAGATTAGGAATTTTAGCAAACTTGGTAGAGAACCCAAGTTCACTAAGAGCAAGTTGTGTCAATCTAATCCCCTTTTCTTTTGGGAGAGCTTTTCAAGTTGAGGAACTAGAAGAAAAGAACTTAGCATACCTTGTTTTCCATAAAATACTTTGTGATGCTTCCATGGCATATTTGCAGTTAAGGGGTTGAGACATGCTCCTGATGTGGCACTCCACAGTAGACGCACAGTTGAGTAGCAAATGTTCTCCAAAGTGCAGTCTCAGAGCTCATATGAACTGTAGTAAGGAATCTCTGATTTGAGGACACAGAGGTCCAGACAGCTGATTTGCTAATGAGCCAGGTCTGAGAAGAATCAATGCCACCGATGACCGATTTGAGGTACAAGGAAATCACATTCATTATAAACATCTGCCTGGCTTATACGAATAGCTCTCCAATCATCCTAGTAGTCATTTAAGTGCTAATATCAGACTTGGCTCTGACTCACAATTTAGATATAATGTCATTCCTAGACAAATGGAATCCAAGGAGACAGAGGTCAAAGGCACAACATCAAGTCCCTTTTGCTGCTCGCCCTCCTGAGATCTTGTCTTTTCTCTGCTCAAGCATCTCAGCCGTTGCCATGTTCCCTGCGACCAAGTCCACATTTGACATCGTCTCTAGTAAACGGGAGCTCTCCTGTCCTCAGTTTTCTTTGTTAGCATCCGCTGTGGAAGCCTGATTCCTTAAAGACAGTGTGCAGCCTTATTCTTTCCACTCTGTGTCCAGATCGTCAACGCCTACGCCCAAGTTACTGCTTCCTTCCAGTTTCTCCGTGGTTGACACCTGTCTTCCTGAGCTTCCTCCAGTTCTCTAATCCACAATCTCCTGTCACCCCAGTTGCCTGTGCTAACTGCTG harbors:
- the LOC138377127 gene encoding trypsin-like, coding for MKTFIFLAFLGVAVASTTDDDDDDKIVGGYTCQANSVPYQASLNSGYHFCGGSLISDQWVVSAAHCYKSRIQVRLGEHNIEVTEGNEQFINAAKIITHPKYNKSTMDNDIMLIKLSSKAKINSRVSTVSLPKSCASVGTQCLISGWGNTLSSGVNYPDLLQCLKAPILSDSTCRNSYPGQITSNMVCVGFTEGGKDSCQGDSGGPVVCNGQLQGVVSWGDGCALKGKPGVYTKVCNYVSWIQQTIAAN